From the Labrus mixtus chromosome 17, fLabMix1.1, whole genome shotgun sequence genome, one window contains:
- the gmcl1 gene encoding germ cell-less protein-like 1: MGNLGSRFQSHSQGPEEAAEGTSTSRKHGCECKKRKRNAQCDCESEPEEDDVLLDTPRRQKLKSTSRYIYQTLFLNGENSDIRICALGQEWNLHKVYLCQSGYFSSMFSGSWKESNMMEINLEIPDQNIDTEALQVVFGSLYRDDVLIKPSRVVSILAAACMLQLDGLIQQCGETMKENISAKTVCGYYACASIYGLDSVMKKCLEWLLNNLMTHQNVDLMKELGSEVMEQLIQSSDLFVMQVEMDVYTALKKWMFLQLNPAWDGPIKQLLADADAWLCKRRTDLSEKEPFLDTEEGTAFRSVFKYVRIQYIINDLASARILERDNILPPDWLTSVYKNQWFAMLRTEFDNDNGPQEANKEEFELSSMRCGRKLTKDGDYCWRWTGFNFGFDLLVTYTNRFIVFKRNTLSQPCGGAVSLQPRRHLAYRLRLASFDSRGKLVCSRSTGYQLLTLEKDQEYVVMNLDSRLLSFPLYVCCNFVYTSPQSDQRADSSEQESSARCVS; the protein is encoded by the exons ATGGGGAATTTGGGCAGCAGGTTTCAATCGCACTCTCAGGGTCCAGAGGAGGCTGCAGAGGGCACAAGTACCAGCCGCAAGCATGGGTGTGAGTGTAAGAAGAGGAAACGAAACGCCCAGTGTGACTGTGAGAGTGAACCAGAGGAGGACGATGTCTTACTAGATACACCTCGCAGGCAA AAGTTGAAAAGCACATCACGCTACATTTATCAGACCTTGTTCTTGAATGGAGAGAACAGTGACATTCGCATCTGTGCTTTGGGACAAGAGTGGAACCTCCACAAAGTATACCTGTGCCAG TCAGGATATTTCTCCAGCATGTTCAGCGGCTCGTGGAAGGAGTCCAACATGATGGAAATCAACTTGGAGATCCCGGACCAGAACATCGACACAGAAG CTCTACAAGTCGTGTTTGGATCCCTGTACCGAGATGATGTGCTCATCAAGCCCAGCAGAGTCGTCAGCATTCTTGCTGCTGCGTGTATGCTACAGCTG GATGGTTTGATCCAGCAGTGCGGGGAGACGATGAAGGAAAACATCAGTGCAAAGACTGTGTGTGGATACTACGCGTGTGCCAGTATCTACGGCTTGGATTCAGTCATGAAAAA GTGCCTTGAGTGGCTTCTGAACAACCTGATGACCCACCAAAATGTTGACTTGATGAAAGAACTTGG GTCAGAAGTGATGGAGCAGCTCATCCAGTCCTCTGACCTGTTTGTCATGCAGGTAGAGATGGATGTATACACAGCTCTGAAAAAG tgGATGTTCCTGCAGCTCAACCCGGCGTGGGACGGTCCCATCAAGCAGCTTCTGGCTGACGCCGACGCCTGGCTTTGCAAACGCAGGACAG ACCTGAGTGAGAAGGAGCCCTTCTTGGACACAGAGGAGGGCACAGCATTTCGTTCAGTGTTCAAATACGTTCGTATACAGTATATCATCAACGACCTGGCATCTGCTCGCATCCTGGAGAGAGATAATATTCTGCCCCCTG ATTGGTTAACATCGGTATACAAAAACCAGTGGTTTGCTATGCTGCGGACAGAATTCGACAACGATAACGG TCCCCAGGAAGCTAACAAGGAGGAGTTTGAGCTGAGTAGTATGAGATGTGGCAGGAAACTGACTAAAGATGGAGAT TACTGCTGGCGGTGGACTGGCTTTAACTTTGGTTTCGATCTGCTTGTGACCTACACGAACCGCTTCATAGTCTTCAAAAGAAATACTCTAAGTCAGCCATGTGGGGGTGCTGTTAGCCTACAACCACGAAGGCATCTGGCCTATAG GTTACGTCTCGCCTCTTTTGATAGCCGTGGAAAGTTGGTCTGCAGCCGCTCAACCGGCTACCAGCTCCTCACCCTTGAGAAAGACCAG GAGTATGTGGTGATGAACCTGGACAGTCGGTTGTTATCGTTCCCTCTCTATGTGTGCTGTAACTTCGTGTATACATCGCCTCAGTCGGACCAACGTGCAGATTCCTCAGAACAAGAAAGCAGTGCTCGCTGTGTGTCCTGA
- the fam136a gene encoding protein FAM136A codes for MAEAHQMRMQNEVEEMVQSLERDHIRKMQGRMFSCSAECCDRPSDSMSQVHQCIDRCHTPLAKAQGLVTSELEKFQDRLTRCTMHCNDKAKDLFDSGAKEPAVRSLVERCVGSCVDDHINLIPSMTRRLKENLDSIPQ; via the exons ATGGCAGAAGCACATCAGATGCGCATGCAGAATGAGGTGGAAGAAATGGTCCAGAGCCTGGAGAGGGACCACATCCGTAAAATGCAG GGTCGCATGTTCAGCTGCAGTGCAGAGTGCTGTGACCGTCCCTCAGACTCCATGTCTCAGGTGCATCAGTGTATCGACAGGTGTCACACTCCCCTGGCCAAAGCCCAGGGACTGGTCACCTCAGAGCTGGAGAAGTTTCAG GACCGTCTGACCAGATGCACGATGCACTGCAACGATAAGGCGAAGGATCTCTTCGACTCTGGTGCTAAGGAGCCGGCGGTTCGATCGCTGGTGGAGCGGTGCGTGGGCAGCTGTGTGGACGACCACATCAACCTGATCCCCAGCATGACCCGCAGACTCAAAGAGAACTTGGACTCTATACCACAGTGA
- the pcyox1 gene encoding prenylcysteine oxidase 1 — protein sequence MPTMNPRTLSLRALLLLGLWHTGRRSLASAPDLQDPPKKIAVVGAGIGGTAAAFYLRQEFGAGVKIDVFEPESVGGRLATVKMGDHEYETGGAVIHPLNLHMKHFIEKLGIPPRKDVHSKMAIFDGKELTFEESDWFIINFLRLLWRYGFNFLRMQMWVESVLDKFMRIYQYQQYGYSFSSVERLLHAMGGDSFPTLMNQTLEETMIGEGFSQVFLNDIVAPITRVNYGQSVRVNGFVGAVSLAGTDSGLWAVDGGNKKVCSGLLYHSKSELIPARVTSVSVKVRPSKTGPASSFYEVNYVDGSGSAHALYDIVVISTPLHQGKSDIAFSGFSPPIPSHYPGRFHQTVSTLVHGMLNMSYLGTTEPASQFTVSDILTTDSKGSVIHSLSSIDPVHIPPDYKRPPASQTKVWKVFSPQPLSQEQLKDMFLSRDSVSETRWLAYPSYSPPHRNTPPFILHNRLYYLNAVEWAASAMEMSAISARNVALLAHHRWHKQVGKIDQEDLHTRLRGEL from the exons ATGCCCACGATGAATCCACGGACTCTTTCCCTCAGAGCCCTGCTCCTCCTCGGGCTTTGGCACACGGGGAGAAGAAGTTTAGCCTCAGCTCCAGATCTGCAAGATCCGCCCAAGAAGATAG CTGTGGTGGGAGCGGGCATCGGTGGCACAGCTGCAGCGTTCTACCTGAGACAGGAGTTTGGAGCCGGAGTCAAGATTGACGTGTTTGAACCTGAGTCTGTCGGCGGGCGACTAGCGACAGTGAAGATGGGCGATCACGAGTATGAGACAGGAGGCGCCGTGATCCATCCTCTGAACCTACACATGAAGCACTTCATAGAAAAATTAG GTATTCCTCCGAGGAAAGATGTCCACTCTAAAATGGCGATCTTTGACGGAAAGGAACTCACGTTTGAAGAGAGCGACTGGTTTATAATCAATTTCCTGCGCCTCCTCTGGCGATATGGGTTCAACTTCCTTCGTATGCAGATGTGGGTTGAGAGTGTTTTGGACAAATTCatgag GATCTACCAGTATCAGCAATATGGCTACTCATTCTCCTCTGTGGAGAGGCTCCTGCATGCTATGGGAGGCGATAGTTTTCCCACCCTGATGAACCAGACCCTGGAGGAGACGATGATAGGTGAAGGATTCTCACAGGTTTTCCTCAACGATATTGTCGCACCCATCACTCGTGTCAACTACGGCCAAAGTGTACGCGTCAATGGATTTGTGG GGGCGGTGTCGTTAGCTGGAACAGATTCAGGTCTGTGGGCAGTGGATGGAGGCAATAAGAAAGTGTGCTCAGGACTGCTTTACCACAGTAAAAGTGAGCTCATCCCTGCCAGAGTCACCTCTGTTTCAGTCAAGGTTCGACCATCTAAGACAG GCCCCGCCTCCAGTTTCTATGAAGTGAATTATGTTGATGGATCAGGCTCAGCACATGCTTTGTACGACATCGTGGTAATATCGACACCGCTTCACCAGGGCAAGTCTGACATCGCCTTCTCCGGCTTCTCCCCTCCAATCCCGTCTCACTACCCGGGGCGGTTCCACCAGACCGTCTCCACTCTGGTCCACGGTATGCTAAACATGTCCTACCTCGGGACCACTGAGCCGGCCTCTCAGTTCACCGTGTCCGACATACTCACCACGGACTCAAAGGGCTCTGTCATCCACAGCCTGAGCTCTATCGACCCTGTTCACATCCCTCCTGATTATAAGCGCCCCCCTGCCAGCCAGACCAAAGTGTGGAAGGTGTTCTCCCCTCAGCCGCTGTCCCAGGAGCAGCTGAAGGACATGTTCCTCTCCCGAGATTCTGTGTCTGAAACTCGCTGGCTAGCTTATCCTTCTTACAGCCCGCCACACAGGAATACTCCTCCCTTCATCCTGCACAACCGGCTGTACTACCTCAATGCTGTGGAGTGGGCGGCTAGTGCCATGGAGATGAGCGCCATCTCGGCCAGGAACGTCGCCCTGCTGGCACACCACCGCTGGCACAAGCAAGTCGGCAAGATCGACCAGGAAGACCTGCACACCCGACTAAGAGGGGAACTCTGA